From a region of the Terriglobales bacterium genome:
- a CDS encoding TldD/PmbA family protein — MLSNDQARKLVDQVLSYSKADNCEVRIGAGDAANIRFANNSVTTSGRQQRIALRISSTFDARTGSVATNETSAEALKGAVARSEELAKLAPPDPEYVEPLGAQKYPQIEGFDQRTADSGAKELAEAVRATIEGAAAKKLESSGFLEREASAYALGNKKGNFGYTTLTDYNYTTTVRTPDGTGSGWALSAGHELGAMDSRAVARVAIDKAILSQKPRKLDPGRYTVILEPAAVEDLVLLLFGGGFDARAADEGRSVMSKKGGGTRVGEKMFSDRITVRSDPFDIRIPTVPWYGGISTQLAGVGQFFFGGGGGGGASFLPVERRTWVEKGVVKGLSYSRYWAKQKNTAPTGPASWATIIHGEDHSLDDLIKSTERGLLITHFFYIRFVQPQTQQYTGLTRDGVFMIENGQIAYPVNNFRWNESPVNVLANAEMLSRPVRTERAIVPAIKTHDFNMASVSDAI; from the coding sequence ATGCTCAGCAACGACCAAGCGCGCAAACTCGTGGACCAGGTGCTCTCCTACTCCAAGGCCGACAACTGCGAAGTGCGGATCGGCGCCGGGGACGCGGCCAACATCCGCTTCGCCAACAACAGCGTCACCACCAGCGGACGCCAACAGCGCATCGCCCTGCGCATCTCATCGACCTTCGACGCGCGCACCGGAAGCGTCGCCACCAACGAGACCTCCGCCGAAGCGCTCAAGGGTGCGGTGGCGAGATCCGAAGAGCTGGCCAAGCTGGCGCCGCCCGATCCCGAGTACGTCGAGCCGCTCGGCGCGCAGAAGTATCCGCAGATCGAGGGATTCGACCAGCGCACCGCCGATTCCGGTGCTAAAGAGCTGGCAGAGGCGGTGCGCGCCACCATCGAGGGCGCCGCCGCCAAGAAACTGGAGTCCAGCGGCTTCCTGGAACGCGAAGCCAGCGCCTACGCCCTGGGCAACAAGAAAGGCAATTTCGGCTACACCACGCTCACCGACTACAACTACACCACGACGGTGCGCACGCCCGACGGCACCGGCTCCGGGTGGGCCCTGTCCGCGGGCCACGAGCTCGGCGCGATGGACTCCCGCGCGGTGGCGCGGGTCGCCATCGACAAGGCCATTCTGTCGCAGAAGCCGCGCAAGCTCGATCCCGGCCGCTACACCGTCATCCTGGAGCCGGCCGCGGTGGAAGACCTCGTCCTGCTGCTCTTCGGTGGCGGCTTCGATGCCCGGGCCGCCGACGAAGGCCGGTCGGTGATGAGCAAGAAAGGCGGCGGCACCCGCGTCGGCGAAAAAATGTTCTCCGACCGCATCACCGTGCGCAGCGACCCCTTCGATATACGCATCCCCACCGTGCCCTGGTACGGCGGCATCTCCACCCAGCTGGCCGGCGTCGGGCAGTTCTTCTTCGGCGGCGGAGGTGGCGGTGGCGCCAGCTTCCTGCCGGTGGAGCGGCGCACTTGGGTGGAGAAGGGCGTGGTCAAGGGCCTGAGCTACAGCCGCTACTGGGCGAAGCAGAAGAACACCGCGCCCACCGGCCCCGCGAGTTGGGCGACCATCATCCACGGCGAGGACCACTCGCTGGATGACCTCATCAAGTCCACCGAGCGCGGCCTGCTGATCACCCACTTCTTCTACATCCGCTTCGTGCAGCCCCAGACCCAGCAGTACACCGGCCTCACCCGCGACGGCGTATTCATGATCGAGAACGGCCAGATCGCGTACCCGGTGAACAATTTCCGCTGGAACGAGAGCCCGGTCAACGTGCTGGCCAACGCCGAGATGCTCAGCCGCCCGGTGCGGACGGAGCGCGCTATCGTGCCCGCCATCAAGACCCACGACTTCAACATGGCGAGCGTGTCGGACGCGATCTGA